The genomic DNA ATCAGGGACGGCCTGTCCTATGCGAAGCGTGCAACACTGGTCTGACATGGTGATACCTCCTTGCACAAGTATTAAATAGGGTATTTAAGACCCTAATTTATCATAAATCCCCTGGTTGTCAAGATGGTTTCGTGAGAAGAGATGGTGTAGGACGGCACTCCCTGTTCCGTGCCTTGAACAAAAAAATGCATTCCGGCCGCAGGGAGCGCTGCCTATTTATGCACCTATGCGGTTAGATCCAACGGAAAAATTATAGCACAGGTTCACATGGCTTTGCGGGTTTGATCGGATGAACGGAACTTGAGCATTTGAGACGGAGAGCGGCGGTAAAAGGTTTGTCTGGCGCGGTGAAGGACAGACAATAGTATTACGTTCGGGGCGAGCTTTCCGGCACGAGGTGACCGCAGTTCTCCTTCGGAAGAGCGCAGCCCTTGCCGAAGCCGAGATGGAACAAGCCGTTACCCTGGCCCAGTTCCCGGTTGCAGGCTTCCACGCAGGCCCCGCAGTTCACGCAGGAAATTTCCTGTTTGTGCTTCCGGGGTGTGACGTTCATGAAACAGGCCTTGTCGCAGCCCTTGCAGTCCGTGCATGCCGAGATGCGGGCAAGGTCCATGTTCAGCCGGAGCGAGACGGGGCTGATCCAGCCAAACAGCATCTGCATGAGCCCCGCGGCGCAGACGAACCTGCAGAGCACATGGCGCACCAGGACCGAGGTGATGAGCATGTAGATCGCGACGCCGATAATGCCGGCCTTCACGCCGAACGTGAAGTGCCAGGTCGCGATCTGGTGGAAGATCGTCCTTGGATCGACGAGATAGCCGGTGAGCGATACGCCGCCGACCAGGGGGAGCACGATGGCGGTCAACAGAGCGAACGCGGCGTATCTTGCCCTGTTCTGTTCCGGAACGTCAGGATCGTTGGGGTTCTTCGTATAGAGACTGCGCCTGCCCAGGATACGAAGCGTCAGGTAATCGGATAACTCGAACAGGGCGCCTTCCGGGCAAAGCCAGCCGCAGAAGAACCGGCCGGTCAGATACCCGAGCAGCGGGAACAGGGCAAGGAAGAGGAGCCAGGGCAGGATCGCCTTGAGGAAGAACTGGAGGGCGACCTGCAGGGCGCCG from Nitrospirota bacterium includes the following:
- a CDS encoding 4Fe-4S binding protein; the encoded protein is MNLTIYRRITQVSFILFIFLIPVLNIFRYDTDLRELIVFGHVWSLGLKQGFYADPSAIGALQVALQFFLKAILPWLLFLALFPLLGYLTGRFFCGWLCPEGALFELSDYLTLRILGRRSLYTKNPNDPDVPEQNRARYAAFALLTAIVLPLVGGVSLTGYLVDPRTIFHQIATWHFTFGVKAGIIGVAIYMLITSVLVRHVLCRFVCAAGLMQMLFGWISPVSLRLNMDLARISACTDCKGCDKACFMNVTPRKHKQEISCVNCGACVEACNRELGQGNGLFHLGFGKGCALPKENCGHLVPESSPRT